GACATCAACTCCGGCCGTTCCACCAAGGAACACGGGATCGAGCAGACTGCCCTGCACACCAACCTCGAAGCGGCGAAGGAAATCGCTCGCCAGCTGCGCCTGCGCGACATGGCCGGCCTGGTGGTGATCGACTTCATCGACATGGAGCGCACCGGCAATATCCGCAAGGTCGAGCGGTGCATGAAGGATTCGCTCAAGAACGACCGTGCGCGCATCCAGGTGGGCCGCATTTCCGGTTTCGGCCTGATGGAAATGAGCCGCCAGCGCCTGCGCACCGGCGTGCTGGAGGCGACCACGCGCGAATGCCCGCATTGCGACGGCACCGGCCTGGTCCGCACGGCCAGCAGCGCCGGGCTTTCCGCCCTGCGCCTGATCGAGGACGAGGCAGCCAAGGGCAAGGGTACGGTCATCACGCTGTACGCCTCCACCGAAGCGGCCGTGTACCTGCTCAACACCAAGCGCGGCGACCTGCAGGAAATCGAAACGCGCTACGGCGTGACGGTGGAAGTGCAGCCGGAAGGCGAGGACGAAGGCGCCAAGATGCGCGTGCAGTCCAGCGGACCCAAGCCTTCCTCCGCCCCCAAGTTCGAGCCCATCGTCGATGACGACGCGGACGATGACGACGTGGACGCCGATGACGACGATCACGACGAGGAAGATGACGAGCGCGGTGACCGCGGTGACCGCGACGATCGTGGTCCGAAGCGCCGCCGTCGCCGGGGTGGCCGCGGCCGCAACAAGAAGCGCCAGGATGGCGGTGACGGTAACGAGACCGGGTCCGACGGCGATGATGGCGAAAACCGCCAGCAGGCCGACAATCGCGGCAACGATGACGACGATGACGGCGAAGGCCGGCCCAAGCGCCGCCGCCGCCGTGGTGGCCGTGGCCGTCGCCGCAAGTCCGGTGATGCCGAGGGCGGCGACACCGATACGCAGGCGCAGGAAGATATCGGCGAGAAGGCCGGAGAGGAAATCGCCGAACAGCTCGACGAGACCGAGGCTGCCAATGCGCAGGCCGAAACCGCCGGTGACGATGCGACTGCGGAGGAAAAGCCCAAGGCCAAGGCCAAGCGCGCCCCCCGCAAGAAAGCCGCAGCCAAATCCGACGATACGGACGAGGCCGAGGCCGAGAAGCCCAAGCGCCGCGCGCGCAAGAAGAAGGCTGACGTAGAAGCCGAAGCCGATGCTGCGCCTGCAGCCGAGGCGACGGAAGACGCGCCCAAGCCGAAAGCCAAACGTGCGCCCCGCAAGAGGAAGACGGACGCCGAAGCTGAAAGCGCCCCGGAAGCAGCCGCAGCTGCCGAGGAAGCGCCCAAGCCCAAGGCGAAGCGCGCTCCTCGCAAGAAAAAGGCAGACGTCGAAGCCGAAGCTCCTGCAGATGCTGCTCCCGCAGCACCGGCAAAGGATGCGTCCGATGAGGGTGAGACGGCAGAAGACGGCAGCCCGAAGCGCGGCGGATGGTGGCAGCGCACCTTCGGCGCCTGACACGGCCTGATTGACACGGAATTGGCCGGGATTGCCTCAAAAGGCGGTCCCGGCCTTTCCTTTTGCCCCGAGAGTCCCTCTTTAGGCGTCAGCCCTGCTGGCGAGCCAGGATAGCGCGTATATCTGCAAGGTCGCTCGGCTTGTCCGCATCGACCGCAGCCAGCCCGCTCGGTGCCTCCACCAGCGCGGCGCGCACGCCGATCCGCTTGCCCAGCCTCGCAATGCCCTCCGCCAGCGTCAGCCGCCCGAGAGCGTAATCCAGCAGCGTGCCCAGCCCCAGCTTCGCCACGATGCGCCAGGGCCGCTTGCGATCTGCCTCGATCCCCTGCCACGCGGCAATGGCCTTCGCGGCATCCGGCGTGCGCAGGAAGAAGAGGTTGCACCCGCTCCAGTGCCCGTCCGCAAAGCGCAGATACGTGCGCCGGCTTCCGGGCAGCTCCGCCTTGATCGCCTCGCGCCGCGCCAGCATCACACCGACATCGGCATCGTCCGGGGTGCCCTCTATCGCGGCCCGGACCCATCCCGGTTGCAGCAGCGCATGATCCGCCGTGGTTACCAGCAGCGGCGCACCGGTCACATCGAGGCCGCGCTGGACACTCCCCGCAGGGCCGCGGGCAGGCTGCACCACTTCGCAATCCTGCGCGCGCGCCAACTCCGCCACCGGGCCTTCATCGCAAGCGACCACGATGCGCCCCGCCCCGGCCCCTCGCACGGCGCCTATAACGCGGCTCAGCATCGCCTCGCCGTCCACCGTAACCAGCGCCTTGGCCGCCACGCCCTCAGCCTCTGCCAGCGGATCGCCGCCGGGGCGCGTGCCCGCCAGCACCAACGCGGCAAAGCTCACGCCGCCCGCTCCGCCTTCACGAGCCGGCGCAACACGGCCCAGACCGCCAGCGTCATCAGCGCATAGATCGCGCCCTGCGCCAGCGTGACCATCCACCCCACCGCCAGCGAGCTGACATCCCGCACGGCCCAGACGGCCGCCGCCAGGACCATCAGGCCGATGATCCGGACATAGAGCTGGTAGCGCGCCTTGCCGGTGGAATGCAGGACGGATTCGTAAGAGACACTGGCAAGCTCGAAACTGGCTGCCAGCACCAGCGGCACCATGATCGCGCCGCCTGCGATGAAAGCCTCGCCGGAAATGAGCACCAATATGTCCTCACCCAGCCACACAGCCAGCGCCACGGCCGCGACGCTGACGACGAGGACGGAGAGACTGACCTGCCGGACGAGGCGCTGGAACTGGCGCGCGGGGCTGCCGTGGCGCTCCTTGTTCAGCTCCGGATAGATCGAATCCGAGAGGATGATGGCCAGCTTGCCGAGGCCCATCGCAAGCTGTTCCGCAATCCGGTAAACACCCGCCGCGCTCGTCCCGAAAAGGT
This genomic interval from Paraurantiacibacter namhicola contains the following:
- a CDS encoding Rne/Rng family ribonuclease, with the protein product MATRMLIDARHPEETRVAVLKGNRIEEFDFESAEHKQIKGNIYLAKVTRVEPSLQAAFVDFGGNRHGFLAFSEIHPDYYQIPAADRQALLDEEQAHAEEEEKLRAAEEEESGEPVELEAEEDEDEDDEPVLEEIDTSEKDEVSTIEEGHVDGKSDDDTDDSSDDEDEDSDGDSDEESDGRKGRGRRGRGRRQGRQGSSRGGGSRAKEMDELRAKRVALRRRYKIQDVIHRRQVLLVQVVKEERGNKGAALTTYLSLAGRYCVLMPNSSHGGGISRKISNAGDRKRLKSIVGDLKLPKSMGLIVRTAGLSRTKTEIKRDFDYLARLWDEIREKTLGSSAPSKIHSDSDLIKRAIRDIYNREIEEVVVEGEDGYKAAKAFMKLLMPSHARRVKAYSDPVPLFQRYGAEDQLKAMYDPMVQLKSGGYLIINPTEALVSIDINSGRSTKEHGIEQTALHTNLEAAKEIARQLRLRDMAGLVVIDFIDMERTGNIRKVERCMKDSLKNDRARIQVGRISGFGLMEMSRQRLRTGVLEATTRECPHCDGTGLVRTASSAGLSALRLIEDEAAKGKGTVITLYASTEAAVYLLNTKRGDLQEIETRYGVTVEVQPEGEDEGAKMRVQSSGPKPSSAPKFEPIVDDDADDDDVDADDDDHDEEDDERGDRGDRDDRGPKRRRRRGGRGRNKKRQDGGDGNETGSDGDDGENRQQADNRGNDDDDDGEGRPKRRRRRGGRGRRRKSGDAEGGDTDTQAQEDIGEKAGEEIAEQLDETEAANAQAETAGDDATAEEKPKAKAKRAPRKKAAAKSDDTDEAEAEKPKRRARKKKADVEAEADAAPAAEATEDAPKPKAKRAPRKRKTDAEAESAPEAAAAAEEAPKPKAKRAPRKKKADVEAEAPADAAPAAPAKDASDEGETAEDGSPKRGGWWQRTFGA
- a CDS encoding nucleotidyltransferase family protein, yielding MSFAALVLAGTRPGGDPLAEAEGVAAKALVTVDGEAMLSRVIGAVRGAGAGRIVVACDEGPVAELARAQDCEVVQPARGPAGSVQRGLDVTGAPLLVTTADHALLQPGWVRAAIEGTPDDADVGVMLARREAIKAELPGSRRTYLRFADGHWSGCNLFFLRTPDAAKAIAAWQGIEADRKRPWRIVAKLGLGTLLDYALGRLTLAEGIARLGKRIGVRAALVEAPSGLAAVDADKPSDLADIRAILARQQG